In Primulina eburnea isolate SZY01 chromosome 14, ASM2296580v1, whole genome shotgun sequence, the following proteins share a genomic window:
- the LOC140812330 gene encoding ABC transporter G family member 14-like, with translation MPLCSVAPKPENDGTELEKGLPKKLETCDTAYLAYPAQNNSQSFLQRTLFPISLKFKEIVYKVNYERQGTCCGGTSNPKEKVILNGITGMISPGEILAMLGPSGSGKTTLLTALGGRLSGNLSGKITYNGQPFSGSIRRRTGFVAQDDILYPNLSVFETLLFTALLRLPKSLTREAKVQHVEHVITELGLTRCRNSMIGGPLFRGISGGEKKRVSIGQEMLINPSLLLLDEPTSGLDSTTAQRILNTVKGLATGGRTVITTIHQPSSRLYHMFDKVVLLSEGCPIYYGPASTALQYFSSIGFPTSIVVNPADLLLDLANGIGPDFQHSTNHSDNSQQDPASVREFLISAYDKNISTRLKTELCSSDIIIYNYNEENSTRDDLKFEKWCTTWWHQFHVLLLRGLRERRFEAFNRLRTFQVVSVAILGGLLWWQTPPSHIDDRIAMLSFFSVFWGFYPLYNAVFTFPQERNMLKKERSSGMYRLSSYYLARTVGDLPLELALPTIFTLIFYWMGGLKPDPATFIFSLLIVLLSVLVSQSLGLAFGAILMDVKQAATLASVTTLVFLIAGGYYVRQIPPFMVWLKYLSYSYYCYKLLLGIQYDENDYYECANGVYCRVADHPAIKSVGLSHMWMGISIMVLMLVGYRFVAYLALHRLR, from the exons ATGCCCCTGTGTTCCGTAGCACCAAAACCAGAAAATGATGGCACTGAACTGGAGAAAGGCCTGCCAAAGAAGCTGGAGACCTGCGACACGGCATATCTGGCTTACCCAGCTCAGAACAATTCACAATCCTTTCTACAGCGGACATTATTTCCCATAAGTTTAAAG TTCAAAGAGATTGTCTACAAAGTTAACTATGAGAGACAAGGAACTTGTTGTGGAGGAACCTCTAACCCTAAAGAAAAAGTAATACTAAATGGGATCACAGGCATGATTTCACCTGGGGAGATACTAGCGATGCTAGGTCCATCAGGCAGTGGAAAAACCACACTTCTTACAGCCCTTGGAGGTCGTCTCTCTGGAAACTTGTCAGGCAAGATCACTTACAATGGTCAGCCTTTTTCAGGCTCCATCCGACGTCGAACAGGATTTGTTGCACAGGATGATATTCTATACCCAAATCTTAGTGTGTTTGAAACTCTTTTATTTACTGCCCTATTACGGCTACCGAAAAGTCTGACCAGAGAAGCAAAAGTACAACATGTGGAGCATGTCATAACAGAACTGGGGTTAACTAGGTGCCGTAATAGCATGATAGGAGGGCCCCTTTTTAGAGGAATATCAGGAGGGGAGAAAAAAAGGGTGAGCATAGGTCAAGAAATGCTCATCAATCCAAGCTTACTATTACTAGATGAGCCCACCTCAGGCTTAGATTCCACTACAGCTCAACGAATTCTGAACACAGTCAAAGGACTTGCTACTGGTGGTCGAACTGTTATAACCACCATTCATCAGCCCTCTAGCCGACTCTACCATATGTTCGATAAGGTAGTCTTGCTCTCTGAAGGCTGCCCAATTTACTACGGTCCTGCATCAACTGCCTTGCAGTACTTCTCTTCAATTGGGTTTCCGACATCCATAGTTGTCAATCCGGCTGATCTATTGCTTGATCTTGCTAATG GGATTGGACCAGATTTCCAACACTCTACCAATCACAGTGACAACAGTCAGCAAGATCCAGCATCTGTAAGAGAATTTCTCATCTCTGCTTATGATAAGAACATTTCTACCAGGCTGAAAACTGAGTTGTGTAGTTCAGATATAATTATCTACAACTACAACGAAGAAAACTCCACGA GAGATGATTTGAAATTCGAAAAATGGTGCACAACATGGTGGCATCAATTTCATGTCCTGCTATTACGAGGATTACGGGAGAGAAGATTTGAAGCCTTCAACAGGCTCAGAACCTTTCAAGTTGTAAGTGTGGCGATACTTGGAGGTCTTCTATGGTGGCAAACCCCACCGTCTCACATTGACGACCGT ATAGCCATGTTGTCCTTTTTCTCTGTATTTTGGGGCTTCTACCCCCTTTATAATGCTGTTTTCACTTTTCCCCAAGAAAGGAACATGCTAAAGAAGGAAAGGTCATCTGGAATGTACCGCCTCTCCTCCTACTATCTAGCCAGAACAGTCGGAGATCTTCCACTCGAGCTTGCACTGCCAACCATATTTACCTTAATCTTTTATTGGATGGGTGGCCTTAAACCTGACCCTGCCACCTTTATCTTCTCCCTTCTAATTGTTCTTTTAAGCGTCCTTGTTTCCCAAAGTCTTGGATTGGCATTTGGCGCCATACTCATGGACGTAAAACAAGCTGCAACTTTAGCCTCAGTTACAACTTTGGTTTTCCTTATTGCCGGAGGATACTATGTCAGACAAATCCCCCCTTTCATGGTCTGGCTAAAATATCTGAGCTACAGCTACTACTGTTATAAGCTACTTCTTGGGATTCAGTATGATGAGAATGATTACTATGAGTGTGCAAATGGGGTCTACTGCCGAGTCGCAGATCACCCTGCCATCAAATCTGTTGGTTTGAGCCATATGTGGATGGGCATTTCCATCATGGTGCTGATGTTAGTGGGATACAGATTTGTTGCATACCTAGCTTTGCATCGATTGCGATGA